A segment of the Lelliottia amnigena genome:
TCTTCTGCATCCGGCAGTCTCGGCACCAGCACCGTCGGCTTATTATCGATGCGCGTCACCAGCAGCTGGTCGATGCGATAGTTGTCGATATCCACCACTTCAAACTTGTAGCCGGAAAACTTCACCGAGTCGGTGCGTTTCGGGATTTTACGCAGCATGAACATCATAAAGCCGCCAATGGTCTCGTAGTTGCCGGACTGCGGGAATTCGTCGATATCCAGCACGCGCATGACGTCTTCAATCGGCGTACCGCCGTCAACCAGCCACGAGTTCTCATCGCGCGCGACGATCTGCTCTTCCAGACCCTGGCCGACCAGGTCACCCATCAGCGTCGTCATCACGTCATTCAGAGTGATAATGCCCACCACTAGCGCGTATTCGTTCATGATAACCGCGAAGTCTTCACCTGCGGTTTTGAAACTTTCCAGCGCTTCAGAGAGCGTTAAGGTATCCGGCACAATCAGCGTGTTGCGAATCTGCACGCCACTGATCAGCGCCAGACTCTGGTTCGCCAGCACGCGGTTGAGCAGGTCTTTGGAATCGACATAGCCAATGATGTGATCGATATCTTCGTTACACACCAGGAACTTAGAGTGCGGATGCTCGGCCACTTTGTTCTTCAGGCTCTGCTCGTCTTCGTGGAGATCAAACCAAATCACGTTTTCGCGGCCCGTCATGGAGGACGGCACGGTACGGGATTCCAGTTCAAACACGTTCTCGATCAGTTCATGCTCCTGCTTGCGCAGTACACCGGCCAACGCACCGGCTTCGAACACGGCGTAAATATCGTCAGAGGTGATGTCGTCTTTACGCACCATCGGGATCTTAAACAGGCGGAAAATATTGTTCGCCAGGCCGTTAAAGAACCACACCAGCGGGCGGAACACGTACAGACAGAAGCGCATCGGGTTGATGATGCGCAAAGCCACAGCTTCTGGCGCAATCATACCGATGCGTTTCGGGGTTAAATCCGCGAACAGGATGAACAGACCCGTCACCAGCGAGAAGGAGAGAATAAAGCTCAGCTGCTCGGAGAGTTCAGGTGCGAAGTATCGGGAGAAGAGACCGTAAAACACCGGCGAGAACGCCGCATCGCCCACGATACCGCCCAAAATGGCGACAGCGTTCAGGCCAATCTGCACCACGGTAAAGAACATACCGGGGTTTTCCTGCATTTTCAGGATGCGTTGTGCATTGATGTTGCCATCGTCGGCCAGCAGTTTAAGTTTGATTTTTCGGGAAGCGGCCAGTGAAATCTCTGAAATCGAGAAAAAGGCACTGACAGCGATGAGACAAAGTATTAGTAAAATACTGTTTAACATAGTTTATCCGGCCTAACGCCAGATCCTCGGAAGGGAAGTTAATTACATTTGTGTGAAGACACATTGAACGTCAGCTCGTAGCGTTGAGCCGATTATTTCAGCGGGTAGTATAGCGTAAGAGAGTGTAAAGCCGCCAGAGGGCACATTTTCGGCTTTTTTCGGTGGACACATCGCTGAAAAAGCAGGCCGGATGGCGATGTGCCACCCGGCATTTACAACGCTTAGGCGAGCTGTGGCGGCAGGCAAACGCCAATCCCACCGATGCCGCAATAGCCATACGGATTTTTATGCAGATACTGCTGATGGTCATCTTCTGCATAGTAGAACGGCGTCGCGTTGGCGATTTCCGTGGTCACCTTGCGATTGTCATTCGCCGCCTGCATGGCGTCCTGGAAGCGTGCCAGACTCGCACGGGCGGCGGCGTCCTGTTCCGGCGTTAACGGATAAATCGCGGAACGGTACTGTGTCCCGTGGTCGTTGCCCTGCTGCATTCCCTGAGCGGGGTCGTGGTTTTCCCAGAACACCTGTAATAATTGTTCGTAGCTGATTACGCTCGGATCGTACACGATGCGCACCGCTTCAGCGTGGCCGGTTTCACCCGAGCATACTTCGCGATAGGTCGGATTT
Coding sequences within it:
- the msrA gene encoding methionine sulfoxide reductase A, translated to MSLFDKKQLVSQADALPGRNTPMPVATLHAVNNHSMTNVPDGMEIALFAMGCFWGVERLFWQLPGVYSTAAGYTGGYTPNPTYREVCSGETGHAEAVRIVYDPSVISYEQLLQVFWENHDPAQGMQQGNDHGTQYRSAIYPLTPEQDAAARASLARFQDAMQAANDNRKVTTEIANATPFYYAEDDHQQYLHKNPYGYCGIGGIGVCLPPQLA
- the ytfL gene encoding inner membrane protein YtfL — translated: MLNSILLILCLIAVSAFFSISEISLAASRKIKLKLLADDGNINAQRILKMQENPGMFFTVVQIGLNAVAILGGIVGDAAFSPVFYGLFSRYFAPELSEQLSFILSFSLVTGLFILFADLTPKRIGMIAPEAVALRIINPMRFCLYVFRPLVWFFNGLANNIFRLFKIPMVRKDDITSDDIYAVFEAGALAGVLRKQEHELIENVFELESRTVPSSMTGRENVIWFDLHEDEQSLKNKVAEHPHSKFLVCNEDIDHIIGYVDSKDLLNRVLANQSLALISGVQIRNTLIVPDTLTLSEALESFKTAGEDFAVIMNEYALVVGIITLNDVMTTLMGDLVGQGLEEQIVARDENSWLVDGGTPIEDVMRVLDIDEFPQSGNYETIGGFMMFMLRKIPKRTDSVKFSGYKFEVVDIDNYRIDQLLVTRIDNKPTVLVPRLPDAEEKVSA